CGATTTGGATCATGTTTGTTCACATTTAAACTATTGGATTTGCATTTCTCTCAATTTCCTTAAAAAAGATTGGTAAGCAAATCCAATCCTTTAAGATCTAtaaatgtgtttttttttttcttactttctcttttttatggTTATTTGTTTTTTGTGATAATCGATACCAAACCAAggaatttatagaattaaaaaaaaattaaggttgTTTATTGATCTATGTTCTTATTACGAATAGATTAATTTTGGCTTGGAAAACCGATTTTCTGAGCTAATTTAACCgagtattattaaattatggaTTGCTTAATTCCCATTTAGCTTCCTTGTATTTTTGACATTGAAATGCTCCCTGAATAAAGTACCAGAATTTTTGGTCTAGTTCAATTGGTTAACTTTTGCTCATGCcgtctaatttttttaattaatgtcTATTTTCACATTTCAGACGTTCATTAGTTGTAAGCAGCAGCGCATTGATCCCAGTGGATATTAAGCTGCAATGCGGGGATATGAAAGAGATGTAAGCAATtctaggtttttttttttttcctgtgGTGTCTAAATCAATGTGTGAAAATGCTAATATAAAGTTAGTGCGACTTTACCTGCGATTTTAATGTTTGTCCTTTAATAATTCATAACTTATGAGGATATTtccttaaaaaaaatgtaGGAGTACGAAGATTATGATGAATATGAGGAGGAAGGATATGAGCAAGAGGAAGAAGGTGAAGAGGGGGAAGAATATGAGGAGGAAGAAGAGCGAAAGCCAAGTGCAGAGGAACTGGAATATCTCGAATTAAGGGCACGGATTAAAGAACAAATTAGGAGGAAAatgaagagagaaaatggtgctGCTGCTTCCAGATCCCAGGAGATAAAGAAGAAAGTTTCCTCGAATAAGTGAGTGTCATGTCTTTTCCTCCATGTATCCTTACTTACTATTTCCTGTTCTCTTGATGGAATATGTTTCCTTTTTCAGATTTGGATGATTTGGTGACCTGTAGTTAATACATAAAAATCAGCCACACAttcataaacaaaaaaaatttaagatgtGTTATCAACCACTTGCCCTTTAAGAGAGGCTGTAATTCGACATCTGCAGTCCAATTTGAGATTACAAATTGTACTTTCAAGTTATAATTACATGCAGGATACAGGTGTAGGTAATGCCTTAATACTGAGACCAAGAATTTATTGCTGAGGGATTTATGCATGCATATCTTtggtttaataaaaaaaaaatatattgattctAAGTTAGTTCTATGAAGAAAGAGTGAGTGCTATGACTAGTTCTCAATTCCTTAGGACTTATATGTGGGTAGCTCCATTAGTTTGGGAGCTTTCTTTACACAATTGCAAGCCATCCAAGCCTGTTAAAACTGTGTAATCTGGTATGGGGCCAAAAGGTCTACCAAAATTTTATCCCTATAACATATGTTGCTGGGTTATATCACTTCTTGtttctataatatttatgaattgatagATGGTGACTGATTGTGTCAAGTTACTTCCATTAAcgttattcttaaaatatgaGGTCTGATTGTTACATTGCAATTATATTTTGTATGTTAAGTGGTGTCCTGATTATTTGTTTGGTTTGCTTCGCATATGTAATTGATGTCTTTTTGCAGTTATGGGTCGTTCTTTGGTCCTTCCCAGCCAGTCATTGCTCAAAGAGTAATTCAAGAAAGCAAGTCCTTGCTAGAAAACCCACATTTGGCATTTAAAGCCTTGAATTCCCATCATGTATGTATTGTAAACTTTGATGTAGGTCTGGTTGCATGTAATCTAACCAAATTCAAGTTCTTATTAGCATGTGCTcattattatttgtaaaataatgatattgcTATTGCTGCAGGAGAAGAAGACTTCCTCATCTGGCACAGGTTCAAAGAATGGATCACGTGAGCAGATGCCAAAAATCAGGAACGAGGTACTTTCAACAGcttcttatttatttcctCCTTCCACCACCCTCAGTCCCTTTGTTGCATTTCCCCTTCTCATTTTATGGATATATCacggggggggggggggggggggggcgGGGGAAGTCTGCTATGCTTTTAAAGACTTCTGAACTAGTGAACTGTAATAATGATAATGGGTTTTCCCATGTACAGCTAAAAACGAAAGTCCAGAAACTTAAAGATACAAGAGATTACTCCTTCCTGTTATCTGATGATGCAGCACTCCCAGCTGCTAACAAACAACCTTTACCTCAAAATGTTTCTGCTCCTAAATCTGGTAAAAATCTCTGCTTTAGTACTTAAATCTAGTTGTTGGGACTCATACgcctatattttttattgaggAAACTTATACAGGTTTTTTGCTGATGTTCAAGAGGCTCGTCCTGCCCAAGTGCCACAAAAGAGCAGACAACCAGCAGGCAATAGTGTCAGAGATATTCATGGTGGTCGTGAAGACAGGAAATCAATTCCTATTAATGGgcaatttcattttaaatcaGGCCTCCATAGATCAACCTCGACCAGCAAACCGTCTTCAACATCATTGGATCCCAAAAGGCAGCTTGGTAGAAACAGCGGTATTGGACCTGGGCGGCCTACAGGGCCAAAAGCTTTGCCTATGAAAACACCGCTTAGCAATGTGGAGAGGAAGGCTTCTGCACCAGCTCCAAAATCCATTATGCCCGGTGCACGCAAATCTCTCCCTCCGAAAATACAGTCATATGCTCCGAGGCAACATGTCGAACAGAGAAAGACATTACAGGAACCCAAGAAAACTGTGCCAATGTCAAAACAGCCGGTGGTATCTTCAAGACCTCAGGTTGAAGCTAGATCTCATTATTGACAGTTTTTACAATACAAACCTTTGTGAAGGTTCATCTTGTCTCTTACTTTTGAAAAATTGACAGATGAATAAGCCAGTCAAGCAAATTTCATCTAAAGCATCATTGCAAGATAATCGGCCCAAGAAGAAACCCGCCAGACCATTccctgatgatgatgatgatgatgcaaTGGCTTTTTCGATGCTCAGAAAAATGTTAAAGTAAagcatttatttttctctttgttaTCTCATGCTTTTGTTGTATTTGAGCGCTGTAAAAAAATCTGTGCTACCTTTCAAACTAACATATTGCTACTCTTTTGCAGACCTGAAAGGTGGAATGCAGTTGATGACGATGATGATATTAGTGACATGGAGGCAAACTTTGATGAAATCATGAGGGAAGAGAAACGAAGGTTAGTCCCATTCAATTTTGGTTTAAGATTATGATTCATTGGTTTTtgcccaaaaaagaaaaggaagaaacttGATCCTGCATACGTAATCATGCTTTGAACGTAGTTTTTAAGCAAAATACTTTTCTATTAAGTGGAATGGGGGCTCGGtttaaaatgcaaaagaaccaATCCTTGAATATTATAcatatcttttataataatgtaaTTACTCTTTGCTGCTTGGTtgtaacaaaaagaaattaactgAAAATGACTCAATCTCCCCTCTCATTCAAACTCATTAGTAAAGTATTTCATCTTGGGCCGCCATTTAGTCTATTAACCCATTTACACGGTGATACAGTGCAAAAATTGCAAGGAAAGAGGATGAGGAGCAACTGCTTCTAATAGAGGAAGAGGAGCGGCTCGAGCGGATGAGAAAGATGGCAAAGAAGCGTAAGCTGGGCCAACGATGACATTTTCCCTGTTGGAGTCTGTTAAAGTCCTACTCACTCACTGCTGCATCACTCCCTCCGTATGATGCAGTTTTGGTTGTGTTATGGTGCCTCCTGGAGACTGGgacttcaaaatttttattcaattgtaGAAATGTATTTGCCAATTCTAGAAtgcaatttaaattataatcttcATATACAAATACATCTGTGAATGTAATTCTGGCAGTTGCATTTCTTTTGACTTGGGATGATGGAATAATATTGCAGTTTACTGGTCCTTTTGGCAATTCATTTGTATGATACCTCATCAATGGAAACTtgatctctttttctttagatGATCGCTAGGAATAATAAAGGGTATGCTGTCCataatatatttgtatatcATTATCACAAATTAAATACGTTTATTTATGTTtgtggataaatgaaatgaaataagaatgttttttttgtaaactatttttctctaaaggctttttcattttatttgtaatgtcaatataatattattttgttcgattttattatattgattttagtaAAACGGataaattatatcttaaaTGATATCACTAAATCATTATGTTATTGGAAATTTT
The sequence above is drawn from the Ricinus communis isolate WT05 ecotype wild-type chromosome 7, ASM1957865v1, whole genome shotgun sequence genome and encodes:
- the LOC8288716 gene encoding protein SPT2 homolog; the encoded protein is MRGYERDEYEDYDEYEEEGYEQEEEGEEGEEYEEEEERKPSAEELEYLELRARIKEQIRRKMKRENGAAASRSQEIKKKVSSNNYGSFFGPSQPVIAQRVIQESKSLLENPHLAFKALNSHHEKKTSSSGTGSKNGSREQMPKIRNELKTKVQKLKDTRDYSFLLSDDAALPAANKQPLPQNVSAPKSEARPAQVPQKSRQPAGNSVRDIHGGREDRKSIPINGQFHFKSGLHRSTSTSKPSSTSLDPKRQLGRNSGIGPGRPTGPKALPMKTPLSNVERKASAPAPKSIMPGARKSLPPKIQSYAPRQHVEQRKTLQEPKKTVPMSKQPVVSSRPQMNKPVKQISSKASLQDNRPKKKPARPFPDDDDDDAMAFSMLRKMLKPERWNAVDDDDDISDMEANFDEIMREEKRSAKIARKEDEEQLLLIEEEERLERMRKMAKKRKLGQR